A genome region from Danio aesculapii chromosome 2, fDanAes4.1, whole genome shotgun sequence includes the following:
- the dnaaf6 gene encoding protein PIH1D3, giving the protein MEGLASVHDLQALSALLSKPKDNDEEEENLTLQPMARMGPGHIGPPAAPSGKNEVSSTSAYVKKNSKDIWDEAEVTEGAHFDDLNDPRPQPEYEIVLKQSVGTEDLFLGLSRKDPSSMCCESMLVRIKLPDTKTSDLVLDVKETFLDLRTPKYKLGLHLPHPVHKQEGNARFITEREELEITLPMNRPMDCINLT; this is encoded by the exons ATGGAGGGTCTCGCGTCCGTGCATGATCTTCAGGCGCTGTCTGCTCTGCTCTCCAAGCCAAAAGATAATGATGAGGAAGAAGAAAACCTAACGTTACAG CCCATGGCGAGGATGGGGCCCGGGCATATCGGCCCTCCTGCTGCACCTTCAGGAAAAAACGAGg TAAGTAGCACTAGTGCCTATGTGAAGAAGAACAGCAAAGACATCTGGGATGAGGCTGAGGTGACTGAAGGGGCACATTTTGATGACCTCAATGATCCACGACCACAACCAGA GTACGAGATTGTGCTGAAACAGTCTGTCGGGACTGAAGATTTGTTTCTCGGCTTAAGCAGAAAAGACCCCTCATCCATGTGTTGTGAAAGCATGCTG GTAAGAATTAAACTGCCAGATACAAAAACATCTGATTTGGTGCTGGATGTGAAGGAGACATTTCTGGATCTCAGAACTCCAAAGTA TAAGTTGGGCCTTCACCTGCCTCACCCAGTCCACAAACAGGAGGGCAATGCCAGATTCATTACAGAAAGGGAAGAACTGGAGATCACGCTGCCGATGAACAGACCAATGGACTGCATTAATTTGACCTGA